A portion of the Rubeoparvulum massiliense genome contains these proteins:
- a CDS encoding Nif3-like dinuclear metal center hexameric protein: MYLRGETIIQWIEELAPKYLAYEDDRIGLQVGRVNREIKKVMITLDVLEAVVDEAIELGVDLIISHHALIYRPLAHLRTDLPAGRVLQKLLSHDIAVYTVHTNLDITEGGLNDWIATRLGLRQVELLEAHQYEVTNPVVKSEKAYGVGRIGVLPEPCTLHELAMQVKELFLLDGARIVGEPSQLVNKVAVVGGDGNRFVQKAAFRGADVLITGDIYYHTAHDAMAAGLALIDGGHYMEHIMKAEVARYLQQTAMARKSASETQFIISQANTNPFQFC, translated from the coding sequence ATGTACCTACGGGGAGAAACAATCATCCAATGGATCGAGGAATTAGCACCAAAGTATTTGGCCTATGAGGATGATCGGATCGGCTTGCAGGTGGGACGTGTGAACCGGGAGATTAAAAAGGTGATGATTACACTAGATGTCCTTGAAGCAGTGGTGGATGAAGCGATTGAGCTAGGCGTTGATCTAATCATCTCTCACCATGCACTGATCTATCGCCCACTGGCTCATCTTCGGACGGATCTCCCCGCAGGGCGTGTGCTCCAAAAGTTATTATCCCATGACATTGCGGTCTATACCGTCCATACCAATCTCGATATTACAGAGGGTGGCTTAAATGACTGGATAGCTACACGGCTTGGCTTGAGGCAGGTCGAATTGCTAGAAGCACACCAGTATGAAGTCACGAACCCTGTGGTGAAGAGTGAAAAAGCATATGGCGTGGGTCGCATAGGGGTTTTGCCAGAGCCATGTACCTTACATGAGTTAGCTATGCAAGTGAAAGAGCTTTTTCTTCTCGATGGGGCACGGATTGTGGGAGAACCTTCGCAACTGGTGAATAAGGTTGCGGTGGTTGGCGGTGATGGCAATCGTTTTGTCCAGAAGGCTGCATTCCGTGGGGCAGATGTTTTAATCACAGGTGACATCTATTACCATACAGCTCATGATGCCATGGCTGCTGGTCTGGCCCTCATCGATGGTGGCCACTATATGGAGCATATTATGAAAGCAGAAGTAGCTCGTTATCTCCAGCAGACTGCCATGGCACGGAAGTCAGCCTCCGAGACCCAGTTTATAATTTCACAAGCAAATACCAACCCATTCCAATTTTGTTAA
- a CDS encoding class I adenylate-forming enzyme family protein — MKTIGELIELQAAKYGEKPYLIVPEREEIISYQQLNQRVSQTANLLRQLQITHGDKVALLLPNIPEFLYFYFGTMKLGAIAGPVNILLKSAELQYVIHNSEAKVLATTSTYLPALQAIRDQLPLLQTILVVDEPDSELAQSFYPLLEAQSTEIEQQAVASHDEAMIIYTSGTTGHPKGVLLTHENLLYDAEQIAIWHGLTPDDRAMCILPLFHVNGEVVTLITPLLSGGSVVMPERFSASQFFPTIAKYRVNWFSAVPTNLTILLNTNVDLTQYDLSSLRFCICGAAPLPVEVQRAFEQKVGIYIIEGYGLSETTCYSSFNPHPPHGEEGIGTGNQYRRYGSIGLPVGNEMKVVDQNGNELPAYERGEIIVRGQNVMKGYFKRPEANEEAFRDGWFHTGDVGYRDEDGYFYLTDRKKDMIIRGGENIYPREVDEALYAHPKVRDAATVGIPDEKYGEEVLSFIVLKEGCIATEKEFLDYCSQQLADYKCPKEIRFIAEIPKGPSGKLLRRKLIEQELQQ; from the coding sequence ATGAAGACCATCGGTGAATTAATCGAACTACAGGCAGCGAAATATGGAGAGAAGCCCTATTTAATTGTGCCTGAACGAGAGGAGATCATTTCATACCAACAGTTGAATCAACGGGTAAGTCAAACAGCCAATCTATTGCGGCAATTGCAGATTACCCATGGAGATAAGGTAGCACTACTCTTACCCAATATTCCTGAATTTCTCTACTTTTATTTTGGAACGATGAAGCTTGGCGCTATTGCAGGACCCGTGAATATCTTACTCAAGTCTGCTGAATTGCAATATGTGATCCATAATTCAGAGGCCAAGGTTCTAGCAACAACAAGTACCTATCTTCCAGCGCTACAAGCGATTCGTGATCAGCTTCCTCTCTTACAAACCATTCTAGTAGTAGATGAACCGGATTCTGAGTTGGCTCAATCCTTCTATCCTTTGTTAGAAGCGCAATCAACTGAAATTGAACAGCAGGCTGTCGCTTCCCATGATGAAGCGATGATCATTTATACATCAGGTACCACAGGTCATCCCAAGGGGGTGTTATTAACCCATGAGAATCTACTCTATGATGCGGAACAGATCGCGATCTGGCATGGACTCACCCCAGATGATCGTGCCATGTGTATCCTTCCCCTCTTCCATGTGAATGGAGAGGTTGTGACGCTTATCACTCCACTCTTATCAGGAGGATCGGTGGTGATGCCAGAGCGCTTCTCAGCGAGTCAATTCTTTCCCACCATTGCAAAATATCGGGTCAATTGGTTTAGTGCTGTTCCCACCAATCTCACCATCTTACTTAATACCAATGTAGACTTAACCCAATATGATCTCTCATCGCTCCGCTTCTGTATTTGTGGTGCTGCACCGCTACCCGTTGAGGTACAGCGTGCTTTTGAGCAGAAGGTGGGAATCTATATTATTGAAGGCTATGGTTTATCGGAGACCACATGCTATTCATCGTTTAATCCTCATCCTCCTCATGGTGAAGAGGGAATTGGTACAGGGAATCAGTATCGCCGTTATGGCTCCATTGGTCTTCCTGTAGGTAATGAGATGAAGGTGGTAGACCAGAATGGTAATGAGCTGCCAGCCTATGAGCGGGGAGAGATCATTGTCAGAGGACAAAATGTGATGAAGGGATACTTTAAGCGACCAGAAGCCAATGAGGAAGCATTCCGTGATGGCTGGTTCCATACCGGTGATGTTGGCTACCGTGATGAAGATGGTTATTTCTACTTAACAGACCGAAAGAAGGATATGATCATCCGCGGTGGTGAGAATATCTACCCCCGTGAAGTGGATGAAGCATTATATGCACACCCCAAGGTGCGTGATGCAGCAACAGTGGGAATTCCAGACGAGAAGTATGGCGAAGAGGTGCTCTCCTTTATTGTTCTGAAGGAGGGATGTATCGCCACGGAGAAGGAATTCCTTGACTACTGCAGCCAGCAGCTGGCTGATTATAAGTGTCCAAAGGAGATTCGCTTTATTGCAGAGATTCCCAAGGGGCCTTCGGGTAAACTATTACGACGAAAATTAATCGAGCAAGAGCTTCAACAGTAG
- a CDS encoding acyl-CoA dehydrogenase family protein, which translates to MDFDLTEEQRLLKKTIQQFAEAEVEPGANERDLSGEFPIHVMKQLGELGMLGLPFPEEYGGGGGDTLSFVIVTEELSRVCASTGITYSAHISLGAAPIAMFGNEEQKSTYLSPLCRGECLGTFALTEPNAGSDAGGTETRAYLDGEEWVISGTKVFITNASFAQFVTLTAQTHLEKGKQGISALIVPTHLKGITIYTPYRKMGLHASNTTEIILDEVRVPRENILGVEGQGFKQFLTTLDGGRIGIAAMAVGIAQGAFEKALQYAKERKQFGHSIARFQAIHHRLANMALEIELARNLVYKAAWLKDRNRAYTKEAAMAKLYATEMSSRVCDGAIQIHGGYGYMHDYQVERFYRDTRLLEIGEGTSEIQRNVIAREIGCFH; encoded by the coding sequence TTGGACTTTGATTTAACAGAAGAACAGCGACTGCTGAAAAAAACCATTCAGCAGTTTGCTGAAGCAGAGGTGGAGCCTGGTGCCAATGAACGTGATTTGAGTGGAGAATTTCCGATCCATGTGATGAAACAGTTAGGTGAACTGGGGATGTTAGGTCTACCATTTCCTGAAGAGTATGGAGGTGGAGGTGGGGATACGCTTAGCTTTGTCATTGTAACCGAAGAGCTAAGTCGTGTCTGTGCATCCACAGGGATTACGTATTCTGCCCATATCTCGTTGGGGGCTGCTCCCATTGCTATGTTTGGGAATGAGGAGCAAAAATCCACCTATCTCTCACCATTATGTAGAGGGGAATGCCTAGGTACCTTCGCATTGACTGAGCCCAATGCAGGCTCTGATGCAGGTGGGACAGAAACGAGAGCATACTTAGATGGAGAAGAGTGGGTGATTTCTGGAACGAAGGTGTTTATTACCAATGCGAGCTTTGCCCAGTTTGTCACCTTGACAGCACAAACTCATCTAGAGAAGGGAAAGCAGGGGATCAGTGCGCTCATCGTTCCAACCCACCTAAAAGGGATCACTATCTATACACCCTATCGGAAAATGGGACTCCATGCCTCCAATACAACAGAGATCATTCTTGATGAGGTACGTGTTCCCCGTGAGAATATTCTAGGGGTGGAAGGACAGGGCTTTAAACAATTCTTGACGACTTTGGATGGCGGCCGAATCGGAATCGCTGCCATGGCAGTAGGGATTGCCCAAGGCGCTTTTGAGAAAGCACTTCAGTATGCGAAGGAACGGAAGCAATTTGGTCATTCCATCGCACGCTTTCAGGCGATTCATCATCGCCTAGCGAATATGGCATTAGAAATTGAATTAGCACGGAACTTGGTGTATAAGGCAGCATGGTTAAAGGATCGTAACCGTGCCTATACGAAGGAGGCGGCCATGGCGAAGCTCTATGCTACAGAAATGAGTTCACGGGTCTGTGATGGGGCCATTCAGATTCATGGAGGCTATGGTTATATGCATGATTATCAGGTAGAACGCTTCTACCGTGATACACGCTTATTAGAGATCGGGGAAGGAACCTCCGAAATCCAACGCAATGTCATTGCCCGAGAAATCGGGTGTTTCCACTAA
- a CDS encoding tRNA (adenine(22)-N(1))-methyltransferase, giving the protein MSVENSIRLQTIAQLVPSGYRIADIGSDHAYLPTYLVREGIAPVAIAGELNEGPLQMAHRHVDEAGLSQEIAIRQGDGLSVLTPGEVDAIVIAGMGGTLITSILQNDEARLAGVQCLILQPNVAAQSVRRWLYSHGWQLVAERIVKEDGKIYEMMAAEPAQRKENQEPWDPAYDHPQLSQEHLFLVGPLLVRQGGAIFHEKWQGELHKREQALESMMKAKEQEQVMEQLRRFQDEITIIKEVLQCTYGEKQSSNGSRN; this is encoded by the coding sequence ATGAGCGTAGAAAATTCGATCCGTTTACAAACCATCGCCCAATTGGTTCCCTCAGGGTACAGAATCGCTGATATCGGTAGCGATCATGCGTATCTCCCCACTTATCTTGTAAGGGAAGGGATCGCTCCAGTAGCGATTGCAGGAGAGCTTAATGAAGGACCTTTACAGATGGCGCACCGACATGTGGATGAGGCTGGTCTATCTCAGGAGATCGCGATTCGCCAAGGCGATGGACTAAGTGTTCTTACTCCAGGCGAAGTGGATGCCATCGTAATCGCAGGGATGGGAGGAACCTTGATCACTTCGATTCTGCAGAATGACGAGGCTCGGTTAGCTGGAGTTCAATGCTTGATCCTTCAGCCTAATGTGGCTGCCCAGAGTGTGCGACGCTGGCTTTATTCCCATGGCTGGCAGCTGGTGGCGGAGCGAATCGTGAAAGAGGATGGGAAAATCTATGAAATGATGGCGGCCGAGCCAGCCCAAAGGAAAGAGAATCAGGAGCCCTGGGATCCTGCCTATGATCATCCTCAGCTTTCCCAGGAGCATCTCTTCTTAGTAGGTCCATTACTGGTACGGCAAGGTGGTGCCATTTTCCATGAAAAATGGCAAGGTGAGCTTCATAAACGAGAGCAAGCGTTAGAATCCATGATGAAAGCGAAGGAGCAAGAGCAGGTAATGGAACAGCTTCGCAGATTTCAGGATGAGATCACGATAATCAAGGAGGTCTTACAATGTACCTACGGGGAGAAACAATCATCCAATGGATCGAGGAATTAG
- the dnaG gene encoding DNA primase yields MRLTKLIPQELVEQVRQAHDIVDVVSQYVQLKKSGRNYFGLCPFHSEKTPSFSVAPDKQIYYCFGCGKGGNVLSFLMEIEGLTFQEVVKDLADKAGILLPQLAERDDNHAHNQGKNQIYEAYTLTAKYYNYLLEETPYGQMAREYAKTRGLEPLTIQEFQIGYAPNDWESLANLLKRRGFPLPLMVEADLLARREFDHKVYDRFRHRLIFPIHDHRGRVIGLGGRTLGDGQPKYLNTSETPIFHKSRILFNFHRARQAIRQERKVILFEGYVDVVSAWQAGIRNCVGTLGTSLTPEHAQILARQVDQVILCFDGDSAGVDAANRAAGILEEAGVFVKIAQLPDGMDPDEYLRKNSSESFQKQIIDTALPVTAFRLNYLKKGKNLKDEAELRKFMDDALTEISRLRHAIERDHYLRQLADEFSFSLDALKQEQYHIYRRTQKMEKNRDNNKQTWNNSSNYTSRAIQGKRKPAYYYAEQHLLALMFYNRHLIRQVEEKIGGQFNVDQFAAIAAYLYSYEGDKDEVDVASFIQSLPDTELQNTASQIAMLDVNLEVSDQVIKDYMIQILSYPKWAEIERLKNEAKQLDKVGEAGRAAELFEQVIRLEKELKQWQKQDSCGRREENAE; encoded by the coding sequence ATGAGATTGACAAAACTGATTCCTCAAGAATTGGTGGAACAAGTACGGCAAGCCCATGACATCGTAGATGTGGTGAGTCAATACGTCCAACTTAAAAAAAGTGGGCGTAACTATTTCGGACTTTGCCCATTTCATTCTGAGAAGACCCCATCATTTTCAGTGGCTCCTGATAAACAAATATACTACTGTTTCGGGTGTGGCAAAGGGGGGAATGTTCTTTCATTTTTAATGGAGATTGAAGGGCTTACCTTTCAAGAGGTGGTTAAAGATCTGGCTGATAAAGCAGGTATCTTGCTTCCACAGTTGGCTGAACGTGATGACAATCATGCTCATAACCAAGGGAAGAATCAAATATATGAGGCCTATACGCTAACAGCCAAATATTATAATTACTTATTGGAAGAGACACCATATGGTCAAATGGCACGGGAGTATGCCAAAACTCGCGGACTGGAACCACTAACCATTCAAGAGTTCCAAATCGGCTATGCCCCCAATGATTGGGAATCACTGGCCAATTTACTAAAGAGACGTGGCTTTCCTTTGCCACTCATGGTTGAGGCAGACCTTCTTGCTCGTCGTGAGTTTGATCATAAAGTATATGACCGTTTTCGCCACCGCTTAATCTTCCCGATTCATGATCATCGGGGGAGGGTAATCGGTTTGGGCGGAAGAACGCTGGGAGATGGTCAACCGAAGTACTTAAACACATCGGAGACACCCATCTTTCATAAGAGTCGCATCCTCTTTAATTTCCATCGTGCTCGTCAAGCCATTCGGCAAGAGCGAAAAGTGATCCTCTTCGAGGGATATGTGGATGTGGTCTCAGCATGGCAAGCAGGGATCCGAAACTGTGTGGGTACTTTGGGAACTTCATTGACGCCAGAACATGCTCAGATCTTAGCACGTCAGGTGGATCAAGTGATTCTCTGCTTTGATGGTGACTCAGCAGGTGTTGATGCAGCCAATCGTGCAGCAGGGATTCTTGAAGAAGCAGGAGTATTTGTAAAGATTGCTCAGCTTCCTGATGGTATGGATCCCGATGAGTATCTACGCAAGAATTCGTCCGAGTCATTTCAAAAGCAAATTATTGATACGGCACTACCTGTAACAGCATTCCGATTAAATTACTTAAAAAAAGGGAAGAACTTGAAGGATGAGGCAGAATTACGTAAGTTTATGGACGATGCGTTAACGGAGATTTCACGTTTACGCCACGCTATTGAACGTGATCATTATCTTCGTCAGCTTGCTGATGAATTCTCCTTCTCCCTCGATGCATTAAAACAGGAGCAGTATCATATATATCGACGAACGCAAAAAATGGAAAAGAATAGGGATAACAATAAGCAAACGTGGAATAATAGTAGCAATTATACTTCACGAGCGATTCAAGGAAAAAGAAAACCTGCCTATTATTATGCGGAGCAGCATTTATTGGCGCTGATGTTTTATAATCGTCATTTAATACGCCAGGTCGAAGAGAAGATTGGCGGGCAATTCAATGTGGATCAATTTGCAGCCATCGCTGCTTATCTATATAGCTATGAAGGTGATAAGGATGAAGTGGATGTGGCGAGCTTTATCCAATCCCTCCCTGACACCGAGTTACAGAATACGGCCTCACAAATCGCAATGTTGGATGTGAATCTGGAGGTTTCGGATCAGGTGATTAAAGATTATATGATTCAGATTTTATCTTACCCGAAATGGGCAGAGATTGAACGGTTAAAAAACGAGGCGAAACAGCTGGATAAGGTTGGAGAAGCTGGACGAGCCGCAGAACTTTTTGAACAGGTGATTCGATTGGAAAAGGAATTGAAACAGTGGCAGAAGCAAGATTCCTGTGGAAGGAGGGAAGAAAATGCCGAATGA
- the ppdK gene encoding pyruvate, phosphate dikinase, whose product MSKKYVYLFQEGRSNMRDLLGGKGANLAEMTHIGLPVPPGFTISTEACNAYYEYGKQLTEEMRDQVMTALRQLEETTGKQLGNVENPLLVSVRSGAAISMPGMMDTVLNLGLNDETVVGLARLTQNPRFAYDSYRRFIQMFSDVVLGVDMYHFEHLLEGVREAKGYSADPEMTAEDWQEVIVEYKKIVEKQIRKPFPQNPMEQLFLAINAVFESWNNQRAIVYRKLNKIPDHIGTAVNVQSMVFGNMGNDSGTGVAFTRNPSTGEAVLYGEFLINAQGEDVVAGIRTPEPIAQLEQEMPAVFQQFKEVCTRLEQHYKDMQDIEFTVEHGKLYFLQTRNGKRTAQAAIRVAVEMVEEGIIDKETALLRVDPDQLNQLLHRRIDESAEKNVMAKGLPASPGAATGKVVFDADEAEELGNAGEKVILVRPETTPDDIHGIVAAQGVVTSRGGMTSHAAVVARGMGKACICGCEAIQIDLKAQRFHVGSLEIHHGDIISIDGSTGEVMKGAAKMVDPELSPQFQQLLGWADEVRQLKVFTNADTPHDALKAREFGAEGVGLCRTEHMFMDPARLPIVQEMILAEDDEARKVALDQLLPMQQDDFEGIFRAMEGLPVTVRLLDPPLHEFLPDFEDLLVEITKLQITAPQSEELKELEQMMRKVRQLKEMNPMLGNRGCRLGLLHPDIYEMQAKAIFYAAATLIKEGTAVYPEIMIPLVGHVHELQILREVVEKAGAMVMEETGVTISYAIGTMIELPRAALTADQIATQADFFSFGTNDLTQTTFGFSRDDAEGKFLQTYIEHKVLPENPFAVLDQEGVGKLVETGVRLGRQTKPNLKAGICGEHGGEKSSIDFCYRAGLNYVSCSPYRVPLARLAAAQATIRNAK is encoded by the coding sequence ATGAGCAAGAAGTATGTTTACCTATTTCAAGAAGGACGCAGTAACATGCGTGATTTGTTAGGAGGAAAGGGTGCCAATCTAGCAGAGATGACCCATATTGGTCTACCAGTACCTCCAGGCTTCACCATCTCCACAGAGGCTTGTAATGCATACTACGAGTATGGTAAGCAATTGACCGAGGAGATGCGTGATCAAGTGATGACTGCCCTCCGTCAATTGGAAGAGACCACAGGTAAGCAATTAGGGAATGTAGAGAATCCATTATTGGTTTCTGTACGTTCTGGTGCTGCCATCTCCATGCCAGGGATGATGGATACGGTTTTGAATCTAGGTTTAAATGACGAAACCGTTGTTGGCTTAGCTCGCTTAACTCAGAATCCTCGCTTCGCCTATGACTCCTATCGTCGCTTTATCCAGATGTTTAGTGACGTGGTATTGGGCGTGGATATGTACCATTTCGAGCACCTATTGGAGGGAGTTCGTGAGGCCAAGGGCTATTCAGCAGATCCGGAGATGACTGCTGAAGACTGGCAAGAAGTGATTGTAGAGTATAAAAAGATCGTAGAAAAACAGATTCGCAAGCCATTCCCCCAAAATCCTATGGAGCAATTATTCTTAGCCATTAATGCGGTGTTTGAATCCTGGAATAATCAACGTGCCATCGTCTATCGGAAATTAAACAAAATCCCTGATCATATTGGAACAGCTGTTAATGTCCAAAGCATGGTCTTCGGGAATATGGGGAATGATTCTGGTACTGGCGTGGCCTTTACTCGTAATCCTTCTACAGGTGAGGCTGTTCTCTACGGGGAGTTCCTAATCAATGCCCAAGGTGAGGATGTAGTTGCCGGTATTCGTACACCTGAACCGATTGCCCAGCTTGAGCAGGAGATGCCTGCTGTATTCCAGCAATTTAAAGAGGTATGTACCCGACTAGAGCAACACTACAAGGATATGCAGGATATTGAATTTACCGTGGAACATGGTAAACTCTATTTCCTCCAAACTCGGAATGGTAAACGGACAGCACAGGCTGCCATCCGTGTTGCAGTAGAGATGGTAGAGGAAGGGATCATCGATAAGGAGACCGCACTCTTACGTGTAGACCCTGATCAATTGAATCAATTACTCCATCGCCGTATCGATGAATCTGCAGAAAAGAACGTCATGGCCAAAGGGCTTCCTGCTTCCCCAGGGGCAGCTACAGGGAAAGTGGTATTTGATGCAGACGAAGCAGAAGAACTGGGCAATGCTGGTGAAAAAGTAATCTTAGTTCGCCCTGAAACAACACCGGATGATATTCATGGTATCGTTGCAGCTCAAGGGGTTGTAACCAGCCGTGGTGGGATGACGAGTCATGCTGCTGTAGTAGCACGTGGGATGGGTAAGGCTTGTATCTGCGGTTGCGAAGCGATTCAAATTGATCTAAAAGCACAACGCTTCCATGTAGGTAGCCTAGAAATCCATCATGGTGACATCATCTCCATCGACGGAAGCACAGGTGAAGTCATGAAGGGTGCTGCGAAGATGGTTGATCCTGAGCTATCACCACAATTCCAACAATTACTTGGCTGGGCCGATGAGGTACGTCAATTGAAGGTCTTTACCAATGCGGATACACCTCATGATGCTTTGAAAGCACGGGAATTTGGAGCTGAGGGTGTAGGACTATGCCGTACCGAGCATATGTTTATGGATCCTGCCCGTCTTCCTATCGTTCAAGAGATGATCTTAGCTGAAGATGATGAAGCTCGGAAAGTGGCATTAGATCAATTATTGCCCATGCAGCAAGATGATTTTGAAGGCATCTTCCGCGCGATGGAAGGACTACCTGTTACCGTTCGTCTTCTTGACCCACCATTACATGAATTCTTACCAGACTTTGAAGATCTATTAGTAGAAATTACAAAATTACAGATTACAGCACCTCAAAGTGAAGAATTGAAAGAGCTTGAACAGATGATGCGCAAGGTTCGTCAATTAAAAGAGATGAATCCCATGTTAGGAAATCGCGGTTGCCGTCTTGGCCTTCTTCATCCTGATATTTATGAGATGCAGGCGAAAGCGATCTTCTACGCTGCTGCAACCTTAATTAAAGAAGGGACAGCAGTCTATCCAGAGATCATGATCCCATTAGTTGGTCATGTTCATGAGCTTCAAATTTTACGTGAAGTTGTTGAGAAGGCTGGAGCGATGGTCATGGAAGAGACAGGGGTTACCATTTCCTATGCAATCGGTACAATGATTGAGCTACCACGTGCTGCGCTCACTGCCGATCAAATTGCTACCCAAGCAGATTTCTTCTCCTTCGGGACCAACGACTTAACACAGACTACCTTTGGCTTTAGTCGCGATGATGCTGAAGGTAAGTTCCTACAAACCTATATTGAGCACAAGGTTCTTCCTGAGAATCCCTTTGCTGTTCTCGATCAAGAAGGTGTTGGTAAATTGGTTGAAACAGGAGTTCGTCTCGGACGTCAGACGAAGCCGAACCTCAAAGCGGGTATCTGTGGTGAGCATGGTGGCGAAAAGAGCTCCATTGATTTTTGCTATCGAGCTGGCCTCAATTATGTAAGCTGCTCTCCATATCGTGTGCCTTTAGCACGTCTTGCAGCAGCACAAGCCACCATCCGCAATGCAAAATAA
- the rpoD gene encoding RNA polymerase sigma factor RpoD, protein MPNEHSEMGHSLEQVKEHLVEVGKKRGSLSYKKIMDKLSPFDQDADQIDEFFEYLSDQGVEVLNEDTEEDEEPDFNQMKDDKEIDELKMDDLSVPPGVKINDPVRMYLKEIGRVPLLSAEEEIELAKRIQQGDESAKRRLAEANLRLVVSIAKRYVGRGMLFLDLIQEGNMGLLKAVEKFDYTKGYKFSTYATWWIRQAITRAIADQARTIRIPVHMVETINKLIRVSRQLLQELGREPTPEEIGKVMDLPPEKVREIMKIAQEPVSLETPIGEEDDSHLGDFIEDQDALAPSDAAAYELLKEQLESVLHTLTEREENVLRLRFGLDDGRTRTLEEVGKVFGVTRERIRQIEAKALRKLRHPSRSKRLKDFLE, encoded by the coding sequence ATGCCGAATGAACACTCCGAAATGGGGCACTCCTTGGAGCAAGTAAAAGAGCACCTCGTTGAAGTAGGGAAGAAACGGGGTTCACTCTCTTATAAAAAGATTATGGATAAGCTCTCACCCTTTGATCAGGATGCAGACCAGATTGATGAGTTTTTTGAGTATCTAAGTGACCAGGGAGTAGAAGTTCTCAACGAGGATACGGAAGAGGATGAGGAACCAGACTTTAATCAAATGAAGGATGACAAAGAGATTGACGAATTAAAGATGGATGATCTCTCCGTTCCACCAGGAGTCAAAATCAATGACCCTGTTCGTATGTATTTAAAAGAGATTGGTCGTGTTCCCCTTCTTAGTGCAGAAGAGGAGATTGAACTGGCCAAGCGGATACAACAAGGGGATGAATCGGCGAAGCGCCGTTTAGCAGAAGCCAACCTACGTCTTGTGGTAAGTATCGCAAAACGTTATGTTGGTCGGGGGATGCTCTTTCTAGATTTAATTCAAGAGGGTAATATGGGCTTGCTCAAAGCCGTTGAAAAATTTGATTACACGAAGGGGTACAAGTTTAGTACCTATGCTACTTGGTGGATTCGTCAAGCCATTACGCGTGCAATTGCGGATCAGGCTAGGACCATCCGCATCCCGGTACACATGGTAGAAACCATCAATAAGCTCATCCGTGTATCACGGCAACTATTACAAGAGCTCGGTCGTGAACCTACACCTGAAGAGATTGGTAAGGTAATGGATTTACCACCTGAAAAGGTTCGGGAGATTATGAAGATCGCTCAGGAGCCTGTCTCCCTTGAGACACCTATCGGTGAAGAGGATGATTCCCATCTAGGTGATTTTATTGAAGATCAGGATGCGTTAGCCCCTTCAGATGCTGCTGCTTACGAATTGTTGAAGGAGCAATTGGAGAGTGTCTTACATACGCTGACTGAGCGGGAAGAGAATGTGCTACGTCTGCGTTTTGGCCTTGATGATGGACGCACCCGTACACTCGAAGAGGTTGGTAAGGTTTTTGGCGTTACGCGGGAGCGTATCCGTCAAATTGAAGCTAAAGCTTTGCGTAAACTGCGCCATCCTAGTCGTAGCAAACGTTTAAAAGATTTCTTAGAATAA
- a CDS encoding pyruvate, water dikinase regulatory protein, translated as MNPFREGYPISANEKIVYVVSDSVGETAEFVVKAVASQFNGGHVDIRRYSYAVDPDDIEDVIQLAKEHQAIIAYTLVIPELKAILDERASKEGVKAVDLLNPLIDAFREFFAVEPKHEPGLMRRLDDDYFRRVEAIEFAVKYDDGRDPRGILRADLVLLGVSRTSKTPLSMYLAHKRYKVANVPIVPEVAPPDELFQVPRNRCVGLIISPDKLNQIRTERLKSLGLTSQANYASFERILEELEYAEKVMKRVGCPIIDVSNKAVEETASLIIDILNRGRSYTE; from the coding sequence ATGAATCCATTTAGGGAGGGATATCCAATCAGCGCGAATGAGAAGATTGTTTATGTTGTTTCTGACTCTGTAGGTGAAACAGCAGAATTTGTGGTGAAGGCGGTTGCTAGCCAGTTTAATGGTGGCCATGTTGATATCCGCCGTTATTCCTATGCTGTTGACCCAGATGATATAGAGGATGTTATTCAACTGGCAAAGGAACATCAGGCCATTATTGCTTATACGCTGGTCATACCAGAATTAAAAGCAATCCTTGATGAACGTGCAAGCAAGGAGGGTGTGAAGGCCGTCGATCTGCTCAACCCCTTGATCGATGCTTTTCGCGAATTCTTTGCTGTGGAGCCAAAGCATGAACCAGGCTTGATGAGAAGACTGGATGATGATTATTTCCGCCGTGTAGAAGCCATTGAGTTTGCTGTAAAATATGATGATGGTCGAGATCCACGGGGGATCCTCCGTGCAGATCTTGTCCTGCTAGGCGTTTCACGTACTTCAAAAACACCTTTATCCATGTATTTAGCCCATAAGCGTTATAAGGTAGCCAATGTACCCATCGTGCCAGAGGTGGCTCCTCCCGATGAGTTATTTCAGGTTCCGCGCAATCGTTGTGTCGGTCTGATTATTTCTCCAGATAAGCTGAATCAGATTCGCACCGAGCGTCTAAAGTCATTAGGGTTAACTTCTCAAGCCAATTACGCTAGTTTTGAGCGGATCCTTGAAGAATTGGAATATGCAGAAAAAGTGATGAAGCGGGTAGGTTGCCCCATTATCGATGTATCCAACAAAGCAGTAGAAGAGACAGCAAGTTTAATTATCGATATCTTAAATCGGGGAAGGAGTTACACAGAATGA